The Geobacillus stearothermophilus ATCC 12980 genome contains a region encoding:
- a CDS encoding ribonucleoside-diphosphate reductase subunit alpha, whose product MTTLTKTIILDDQGKSVSFSREEFVSLIGQAAAGFGRLSLDEYVERVWQLLSRKESVTVEQLHQTAILEGLSYIDEEEPDWTFVCARLYLRQLYREAARQRGYEERERYGDFYSLLVALTEQGVYSPFLLERYTKEEVDAIGAFLDPEKDKLFTYIGLRTLADRYLARDYERRLYELPQERFLVIAMTLMANEPQKRRLALVKEAYWALSNLYMTVATPTLANAGKSYGQLSSCFVDTVDDSLQGIYDSNTDIANLSKSGGGIGVYLGKIRSRGSDIKGFKGVSSGVIPWMKQLNNTAVSVDQLGQRKGAISVYLDVWHKDIFAFLDARLNNGDERLRTHDLFTGVCIPDLFMEQVEQRGDWYLFDPHEVRKVMGFSLEDFYDEEKGRGSFREKYWQCVNEPRLSKEKVPAIDVMKSIMRSQLESGTPFMFYRDEVNRQNPNRHLGMIYCSNLCTEIAQNQSPTVTKRQYVKDGTIIIEKIPGDFVVCNLSSINLARAVTDGVLARLIPIQMRMLDNVIDLNNIPVLQAGLTNEKYRAVGLGTFGWHHLLALKGIRWESDEAVRYADELYETIAYLAIQASMELAKEKGSYPAFPGSDWQTGAYFERRGYESHGELDWDRLKQDVARYGMRNGYVMAVAPNASTSIIAGSTASIDPIFLKVYAEEKKDYKIPVTVPDLNEQTTWYYKSAYHIDQRWSIKQNAARQRHVDQAISFNFYVVNTIKAKELLDLHLTAWKSGLKTTYYVRSTSGTIDECDSCAS is encoded by the coding sequence ATGACCACATTGACGAAAACGATCATCCTCGATGATCAAGGGAAGTCGGTTTCGTTTTCACGTGAAGAGTTTGTGTCGCTGATTGGGCAAGCCGCGGCTGGATTCGGCCGTCTGTCGCTTGATGAATACGTCGAGCGTGTTTGGCAGCTTCTTAGCCGAAAGGAGTCCGTCACGGTAGAACAGCTGCACCAAACGGCTATTTTGGAAGGACTTTCTTACATTGATGAAGAGGAGCCGGACTGGACGTTTGTGTGCGCCCGGCTGTATTTGCGGCAATTGTACCGCGAGGCGGCACGGCAGCGCGGGTACGAGGAACGCGAGCGGTATGGCGATTTCTACTCGCTGCTTGTTGCGCTGACGGAACAAGGGGTGTACAGTCCGTTCTTGCTTGAACGTTATACGAAAGAAGAAGTCGACGCCATCGGTGCATTTCTTGATCCGGAGAAGGACAAGCTGTTTACGTACATTGGGCTGCGCACGCTCGCGGACCGGTATTTGGCCCGCGATTATGAGCGGCGGTTGTATGAATTGCCGCAGGAGCGGTTTTTGGTCATTGCCATGACGCTCATGGCGAATGAACCGCAAAAGCGGCGCCTTGCGCTCGTGAAGGAAGCGTATTGGGCGTTAAGCAACTTATACATGACCGTGGCGACGCCGACGCTTGCCAACGCTGGGAAGTCGTACGGCCAGCTCTCAAGCTGCTTTGTCGATACGGTCGATGACAGCTTGCAAGGAATTTATGACAGCAACACCGACATCGCCAATTTGTCGAAATCGGGCGGCGGCATCGGCGTCTATTTAGGCAAAATCCGGTCGCGCGGCAGCGACATCAAAGGATTCAAAGGGGTCTCCTCCGGCGTCATCCCGTGGATGAAGCAGTTGAACAATACAGCGGTGAGCGTCGATCAGTTGGGACAGCGAAAAGGAGCCATTTCCGTCTATTTGGATGTATGGCATAAAGACATTTTTGCGTTTCTCGATGCGCGGCTCAACAACGGCGACGAACGGCTGCGGACGCATGATTTGTTCACCGGCGTGTGCATCCCTGATTTGTTCATGGAGCAAGTCGAACAGCGCGGCGACTGGTACTTGTTTGATCCGCATGAAGTGCGGAAGGTGATGGGGTTTAGCTTGGAAGATTTTTATGATGAGGAAAAAGGGCGCGGGAGTTTCCGCGAGAAATATTGGCAATGCGTCAACGAACCAAGGCTGTCGAAAGAAAAAGTGCCGGCGATCGACGTGATGAAAAGCATTATGCGCAGCCAGCTCGAGTCGGGGACGCCGTTTATGTTTTACCGCGATGAAGTGAACCGGCAAAACCCGAACCGCCATCTCGGGATGATCTACTGCAGCAACCTTTGCACGGAAATCGCGCAAAACCAAAGCCCGACAGTGACGAAGCGGCAATATGTGAAAGACGGGACGATCATCATTGAGAAAATCCCAGGCGATTTTGTCGTCTGCAACTTATCGTCGATCAACTTGGCGCGGGCGGTGACCGACGGCGTTTTGGCGCGGCTGATCCCGATTCAAATGCGGATGCTCGATAATGTCATTGATTTAAACAATATCCCTGTGCTGCAAGCCGGCCTGACGAACGAAAAATACCGCGCTGTCGGGCTTGGAACCTTTGGCTGGCATCATTTGTTGGCGTTAAAAGGCATTCGCTGGGAGTCGGACGAAGCGGTCCGCTATGCCGACGAGCTGTATGAAACGATCGCGTATTTGGCGATTCAAGCGAGCATGGAGCTCGCCAAAGAGAAAGGGAGCTACCCGGCGTTTCCGGGGTCGGACTGGCAGACAGGCGCTTATTTTGAGCGGCGCGGCTACGAAAGCCACGGTGAATTGGATTGGGATCGGCTGAAGCAAGACGTGGCCCGCTATGGGATGCGAAACGGCTATGTGATGGCGGTGGCGCCGAACGCCTCGACGTCGATCATCGCCGGCAGTACAGCGAGCATTGACCCGATTTTCTTAAAAGTGTACGCCGAGGAAAAGAAAGATTATAAGATTCCCGTTACGGTGCCGGATTTAAACGAACAGACGACATGGTATTACAAATCGGCGTACCATATCGACCAGCGCTGGAGCATCAAGCAAAACGCCGCCCGCCAGCGCCATGTCGACCAAGCCATCTCCTTTAACTTCTACGTCGTGAACACGATTAAGGCAAAAGAGCTGCTCGATTTGCATTTGACGGCGTGGAAATCGGGGCTGAAAACGACGTATTACGTGCGTTCGACATCGGGGACGATCGACGAGTGCGATTCTTGCGCGAGCTGA